The Vicinamibacterales bacterium DNA segment AGCGTGACGGCGTTCACCAGGCCCGCGTAGTCGGCCAGCATGGCCTCCACGCTCTGGAGGCCCGCGCGCTGGGTGATGAGGGCGTCGTAGTAGCTGGTGAAGCCCTCCCCGAACCACAGCTCCCCGGACATGTTCGCGTCCTCGAAGTTGAAGGGCTCGATGCCGCGCGAGCGGATGCGCTCCATGTTCCAGCTGTGGAAGAACTCGTGCGCGACGGTCCCGAGAATGCCCGCGCGCTGGCCGGGGCTGCGAAGCGCGCCCGGCGACGAGAGGACGGTGCTGTTCCGGTGCTCCATGCCGTCGCCGTTGGCCCACGGCAGGTAGTCGGAGAGGAACGTGTAGGTGCCGCCGTCGTAGCGCGGGAACTCGCCGAAGACCTGCAGCTCCTCGCGCACGATCTTCTCGACGTCCTTCGCGAAGGCGTCGGCCTCCTGGTCGGTGCCGTCGTGGTGCAGGGCGATCCTGAACGTCTCGGGCGGCTCCTTGCCGTCGTCCACCGTGAAGACGCGCATCGTGAAGGTGCCGACCTCGGTCGGGCTGTCCATCAGGTACTGCAGGTTCGGCGCGGTGAAGACGAGCGGGTTCCCCGTGGGGAAGAGCTGCGTGGCCACGTTCCACGTCTTGCCCGGCGGCGGCACGAACTCCACCCCGGCGGCGCGCTGCTCGAGCCCGTGGGCCCACATGAGCGACGCGGGCATGTTCAGGTGCCCGTGCGTCGCGTCCACGCTGAGGTAGGTGCCGTCGGTGCGGTCTCCGAACACGCGGTAGGTCACGACGACGGTGCCGTCGTGGCCGGGCACGTCCCACTGGTGGAGGTTCGGCCGGAGCGGCGTGAGCGGGCGGCCCTTGCCGTCCTTCACCTGCACGTCGAACACGTTCTTCGCGAACTCGTGCAGGGCGTAGCGGCCCGGGGAGCTCCGGCTCATCCGGACCTGCAGGGTGCCGGCCGGCAGGTCGGGGAAGGTCGCCTCCACCTGCATCCACCGGTGCTCCGGCGAGGGGAAGGACACGCGGTAGGCCACGGGCGCCTGCGCGGCGGCGGTGCCGGCGACCAGCAGCAGCCACACGGCACCCAGCGCGAACGGCCGGCAACGGGCGGTCATCTTCGGGATGCTAGCACGCAGCCTCGGCAGCAAAGCGGCGGCGACAGGGGCCCGGGCCGGACCCTACCCGCCGTAGTCCCGGGCGAGCACCTTGGCCACCTGGCCGATGAGGGCGTAGGGCATGGGCTCGTCGAGCGGGAACTGCAGGTTGCCCTTCGGGCCGCGGTACCGGGCCAGCCGCTTCTGCAGCGTGGCGCTGCCCTTCACGGGCGGGTACACGCCGATGTGCTTCTTGAACGCGGCGAAGTAAAGGCACACCCTCTTCCGGCGGAGCGCAGGCATCCGGTAGCTGATGCACTCGGTCGCGTCGGGCACGGCCCGGCGCACGGCCTGACGGATGCGGGTGAGCACCGGCTGCACGTCGGCGGGAGCGGCGGCGATGTAGGCGTCGATCGAGACCGGGGCCATGGGTGGCTACGATCCTAGCCGCGCGAGCGCGGTCTTGGCGCTGACCACGATCGGCGCCTCGGCGTCCGCCGTCTTCCAGAACTCCAGGAAGTCCGCGTAGGCCTGACGCGCCTCGTCGGTCCTGCCCGCGCGGTCGAGCGCGAGCGCCCGCCAGTACCGGGCGAGCCCATGCGTGGCCGTCAGCGTCTTGCCGGCCCCGGTGCGGAGCCACTCGAAGTCGGCCGCGGCGTCGTCGAGCCGCCCGGCCTGCAGCGCGAGGTAGCCATGCAGCAGGACGTCGCCTTCGTGGCCCATGCGGCGGGCTACCGGGCCCAGCGTGGTCGCCGCGGCCTCCGAGCGGCCGGCCGCTTCCTCGGCCAGGGCGCGGGCCGACCGCGCCGCCAGGTCGTCGCCAGCCCGTGTGGCCTCGTCGAGCGCCAGGGGCAGCAGTCGCCGGGCCTGCTCCGCGTCGCGCAACAGCGCCGCCACGCCCAGCCGGTCGCCAAGCGGCACCTCGGAATGGCCGGGCCCCGGCTCGAGCGCCGCGCGGGCCCGCTCGCCGAGCCCCATCGCCGCCAGCGCGATCGCCGTCCGGCCGCGCGCGCCTCCGGCCACGTTCGAGGATCCGGCGCCTTCGAACGCTCGCTCGACGCCGGCGAGCCATCGTTCCATGTCGGCCGCGCGTCCGCGGTGGAGGGCCACCTGCCACAGCAGGGAGGCGGACTGCGGGTGGTCGTCCACGGCCAGAGCCCACTGCCGCTGCCGCGCCTCCAGCTCGGCGTCGCCCGAGTAGATCGCGGCCGTCATCAGCACGACGTGTTCGAGGACGTCGTCGCGCAGCTGGAGGACCCGCTCGAGCTCCTTCCGCGCCTCGTCGTAGCGGCCGGTCTGGAGCAGGACCTCGCCGAGGTTCACGCCGGCCAGCGGCTCCTCGGGCGCAAGGGTGGTCGCCTCGCGCAGGAGCGCCGTGGCCGGTTCGTACTCGCCGCGGTTCATGAGGATGGCGGCGGCGTTGACGCGCGAGGTGTGGTCGGACGGATAGGTCGCAATCGACACACGGTAGGCCTCGAGGGCCTTGGCCTCGTCGTGCTGCACCACGTCGTAGTAGCGCGCCTCGATGTACAGCCGCTCCAGCTGGCCCACGCGCTCGCGCAGCTCGAAGGCGCGGATGGTGTGCGCGCGCGTCTGGTCGGCGTCGCCGAGGTTGGAATAGGCCGTGCCCAGGCGCGCGTGGGCCAGCGCGAAGTCCGGATCCAGCTCCACCGCCCGGCGGAAGAGCGGCAGCGCGGCGAGGTCGCCCTCGGTGCGCCGGGCGATCATCCCCTGGCTGTAGGCCTTGAGTGCCTCGAGCGAGGCCGTCGTCGCCTCCTCGACGTTGGCGTCGTAGCGCGAGATGGAGGCCAGCGACTCGCCGAGCCGCTCCCGCAGCATCCGGGTGGATTCCCCGAGCTGGTGCAGGACGTCCTCCTTGCGGGCGGCCTGCGCCTGCTGCTCGGCGAGGGGGTCGCCGGTGACGCAGTCGAGCGCGCGGAGCGTGATGACGTAGCTGGCGCCCAGCGACGCGAGCGCGCTCGTGAGGACGGCCTTGGCGCCGACGCGCTGGCACACCTCGCGGCCGACCGCGGCGTCGACGACCGTGTCGGCCGGCCGCTGCATCTGCCGCAGCGTGGCCTGCACGCGCTGCTCCGGGACCAGGGCCAGGTACGGCGACTGGCCGAGCTGCACCGCGAGCGCCTCCCGCAGGGTGTCGTCGAACATCGCATCGCCGGTGCGGTTGGTCAGGGCCGTCAGCACCACCGCGTCCCGCGACTGGAGCGCCGGCGTTCGGGCCGCCTGCCACCAGACCACCCCGGCCACGACCGCCGCCGTGGCCACGGGCGCGCCGAGCCACCACCAGCGGCGCAGGCCGCGGCCGGCGGGGACCGCAGGGATCGGGAGGGACACCCGCGTGCCGGCGCCTTCGTGCTCGGTGTCGTGTTCGAGCCGCTTCAGGTCCGCCCGCAGGTCGGCCGCGGACCCGTACCGATCGTCGGGCCGCTTCTCGAGCGCGCGCGCCACGATCCGGTCGAACTCCGGTGGGAGGCCGACGCGCAGGCTCGACGGCGGGGGCGGCGTCTTCGTGAGGATGCCCTCGAAGACGACGGCCGGCGTCGCGCCCCGGAACGGCGGCCGGCCCGTGGCCATCTCGTACAGCACGACACCCAGCGTGAAGAGGTCGCTGCGCGTGTCGATGGGCTCGCCCCGCGCCTGCTCCGGCGACATGTAGGCCACGGTGCCGACGGCCGTGCCGAGCGCCGTCTGGGGGTCGGACCCGGCGCGCGTGGTGTCGTTGGCGCCGGCCAGGTCGGTGAGCTTGGCGACGCCGAAGTCGAGCACCTTCACGCCGCTCGCGGCGGTGAGGAACAGGTTGGCCGGCTTGATGTCGCGGTGGATGACGCTCTGGCGGTGGGCGGCGTCGAGCGCGCCGGCCACGTCCGCCCCGATCTGCAGGAGCTCGGTAAGCGGCAGCGGCCCCCGGGCCACCACCTTGTCGAGCGGCTCCCCTTCGAGCAGCTCCATCACCATGAACTGGCGGCCGTCGTGGACGCCGATGTCGTACAGCGTGCAGATGTGCGGGTGGTTCAGCGACGAGATGATCCGGGCCTCGTGCTGGAAGCGCTCGACCGCCTCGCGGTCGCAGCACGCCTCGGGCGGCAGCAGCTTGACGGCCACGCGCCGGCCGAGCCGCACGTCCTCGGCCGCGAAGACCTGGCCCATGGCGCCGTGGCCGATCGGCGAGAGGATCCGATAGTGTCCGAGCGTCTGTCCAACCACGAGGGGAAACCCGAGTCCGATGATACGTCCGCCGCGCGCGGTGGTCCGGCCGCGCGCTCGCCAGTGTCTACGAGGGCGGCGGGCGTCCCGTTCGACCGGCCCGGGCCGCGCCCGTCCGAGCCCGGCCGTGTTGCGCCGCGTCGACTGGAACGGGTACAAGTCCTGACCATGCCCATCGCCCGACATCTCGGGTTCCTGCTGCTCGCCCTGTCCGCCGGTCTCGGCTCCGCCTGGGCCCAGGACCACACCTACAGCACCGCCGACGTGACGGCCGGGGTCCGGATCTACGGCGCCCAGTGCCAGTTGTGCCACGGCCCCAACGGGGACATGGTGAACGGCGTGGACCTGCGCCGGGGCCGCTTCAAGCGGGCCGTGACCGACGAGGACCTGGCCAAGGTGCTGGCCAGCGGCGTGGGCGGCGGCGCCATGCCGGCCTTTTCGTTCTCCGCCGACGAGACGCGGGCCGTCATCGCGCTCATCCGCGCCGGCTTCGACCCGAACGGCACCGCCGTGAAGGTGGGCAACATCGACCGCGGAAGGGCGCTCTTCGCCGGCAAGGGCGGCTGCGCCACCTGCCACCGCACCGGCAGCACCGAGCCCCGGACCTCGGCGCCGGACCTGAGCGACATCGGAGCCGTCCGGACGCCGGCCGCGCTCCAGCGCGCGCTGCTCGAGCCCACGACCGGCATGCTGCCCATCAACCGCCCGGTGGTGTACGTCCTCATCGACAAGTCGTCGGTGCGCGGGCGGCGGGTGAACGAGGACACGTTCTCGGTCCAGCTCGTCACCGACAGCGGCGAGCTGAAGACCCTCGAGAAGAGCCGCATCAGCACCGTGATGCTCGGCAAGGAATCGCCGATGCCGCCCGCCACGAAGGCCCTGAGTCCCGACGAGGTGGCCGACGTGATCGGCTACCTGCTGTCGCTCCGAGGTGCGCAATGAGCCGTTCGACGCTTGCCCTGACCCTGGCCGCTCTCGTCTCGGCCGGCACCCTGGCGCTCGACGCGCAGGTGACGTCGGACCGGATCGTGCGCGCCGCGTCCGAGCCCCAGAACTGGCTGACCTACGGCGGCACCTATTCCAGCCAGCGCTACAGCACGCTGGACCAGATCACGCCCGCCAACGTCGGCCGCCTGGAGATGAAGTGGGTGCTGCAGAACCAGGTGTTCGGCGCCTGGCAGTCCAGCCCGCTGGTAGTGGACGGCGTGATGTATCTCACGCAGCGGCCCAACGACGCCATGGCCGTGGACGCGAAGACCGGCGCCATGTACTGGCTGTACCGGCACACGCCGTCGGAGGCCGCCAAAGTGTGCTGCGGCGCCAACAACCGCGGGCTCGCGATCCTGGGCGACACGCTCTTCATGGGCACGCTGGACGCGCACCTCATCGCCATCGACCGCATCACGGGGAAGGCGCTCTGGAACATCGCCGTGGCCGACGTGAACGAGGCGTACTCGATCACGCTGGCGCCGCTCGTCGTGAAGGACAAGGTGCTCGTGGGCGTGGGCGGCGGCGAGTACGGCATCCGCGGCTTCGTGGCCGCCTACGACGCGAAGACCGGCAAGGAGGCCTGGAAGTTCTACACGATTCCCGGGCCCGGCGAACCCGGCCACGACACGTGGGACGGCGACGACTGGGCGCACGGCGGGGCGCCGGTGTGGGTGACGGGCTCCTACGACCCCGAGCTGAATCTCACCTACTGGGGCATCGGGAATCCGGGACCGGACTGGAACGCGAAGCAGCGTCCCGGCGACAACCTCTATTCGGATTCGGCCGTGGCGCTCGACGCCGACACGGGCACGCTGAAGTGGCACTTCCAGTTCACGCCGAACGACGCCTACGACTACGACTCGGTGCAGGTGCCGGTGCTGGTGGACATGCCGTGGAAGGGGGTGCCCTCCAAGTTGATGCTGTGGGCGAACCGCAACGGCTACTTCTACGTGCTGGACCGCGTGACCGGGAAGTTCCTGCAGGGCACGCCGTTCGTGAAGGTGAACTGGGCGAGCGGCCTGGACGCGAACGGCCGCCCCATCCAGACGCCGCAGCCGCTGGGCTCGCCGACGTATCCCGGCAACCAGGGCGGCACCAACTGGTACACGCCGTCGTTCAGCCCGCGCACGCGCCTCTTCTACTTCTCGGCCTGGGAGAACTACGGCTCCATCTACCGTCCGCAGGAATCGGAGTACAAGCCCGGGCAGCTCTTCACCGGCGGCGGCTTCTCCGTGGTGGCCCCCGCACCCGGCGCGCCGACGGTGGGCATCGGCCGCCGCGGCCCCATCAACAACTGGACCGACGAAGTGGGCAACGGCGCCGTGATGGCGATGGACCCCACGACCGGCCAGGTGAAGTGGAAGTTCCGCCAGCACGACGTGAGTGACGCGGGCATGCTGACGACGGCCAGCGATCTGCTCTTCACGGGCGGACGCGAGGGGCACGTGATGGCGCTGGACGCGAAGGACGGCAAGCTGCTGTGGCGGTCGTCGCTCGGCGGCCAGATCGTGATGGCGCCCATCACCTACACGGTGGAGGGCAAGCAGTACGTGTCGGTCATCGCCGGGAACGTCCTGGTGACGTTCGGGCTGCGGGAGTAGAGGGAACCGGGGTCCGGGGTCCGGGGTCCGGGGCTGGGGCTGGGGCTGGGGCAAGTTCCGCTGTCACGCTGCACGGCCTGCGGCCGTGACGCTTCCGGGGCGGGGGCCACTCCTTTTC contains these protein-coding regions:
- a CDS encoding PDZ domain-containing protein produces the protein MTARCRPFALGAVWLLLVAGTAAAQAPVAYRVSFPSPEHRWMQVEATFPDLPAGTLQVRMSRSSPGRYALHEFAKNVFDVQVKDGKGRPLTPLRPNLHQWDVPGHDGTVVVTYRVFGDRTDGTYLSVDATHGHLNMPASLMWAHGLEQRAAGVEFVPPPGKTWNVATQLFPTGNPLVFTAPNLQYLMDSPTEVGTFTMRVFTVDDGKEPPETFRIALHHDGTDQEADAFAKDVEKIVREELQVFGEFPRYDGGTYTFLSDYLPWANGDGMEHRNSTVLSSPGALRSPGQRAGILGTVAHEFFHSWNMERIRSRGIEPFNFEDANMSGELWFGEGFTSYYDALITQRAGLQSVEAMLADYAGLVNAVTLSPGRTFRTAEQMSQLAPFVDAAVSIDRTNWQNTFISYYTWGAALGLAMDLSLRDMTSGKVTLDDYMQLMWREYGVPGMKAPPGVVAKTYTMEDLQGRLAQLSGNAVFAREFFSSYVQGHDVPDYARLLAKMGLVMRKRAAGKAWLGAAPLQASAGGLRVGVVPFDSPLYKAGLAQDDQIVALDGVAVANPQAVSEVLSKHAPGQAIPIRFVRWSGGDPVTASVTLEEDPRIEIVTAESTGAAVTPEQKSMRTAWLASKVRR
- a CDS encoding DUF1801 domain-containing protein, encoding MAPVSIDAYIAAAPADVQPVLTRIRQAVRRAVPDATECISYRMPALRRKRVCLYFAAFKKHIGVYPPVKGSATLQKRLARYRGPKGNLQFPLDEPMPYALIGQVAKVLARDYGG
- a CDS encoding protein kinase, whose amino-acid sequence is MVGQTLGHYRILSPIGHGAMGQVFAAEDVRLGRRVAVKLLPPEACCDREAVERFQHEARIISSLNHPHICTLYDIGVHDGRQFMVMELLEGEPLDKVVARGPLPLTELLQIGADVAGALDAAHRQSVIHRDIKPANLFLTAASGVKVLDFGVAKLTDLAGANDTTRAGSDPQTALGTAVGTVAYMSPEQARGEPIDTRSDLFTLGVVLYEMATGRPPFRGATPAVVFEGILTKTPPPPSSLRVGLPPEFDRIVARALEKRPDDRYGSAADLRADLKRLEHDTEHEGAGTRVSLPIPAVPAGRGLRRWWWLGAPVATAAVVAGVVWWQAARTPALQSRDAVVLTALTNRTGDAMFDDTLREALAVQLGQSPYLALVPEQRVQATLRQMQRPADTVVDAAVGREVCQRVGAKAVLTSALASLGASYVITLRALDCVTGDPLAEQQAQAARKEDVLHQLGESTRMLRERLGESLASISRYDANVEEATTASLEALKAYSQGMIARRTEGDLAALPLFRRAVELDPDFALAHARLGTAYSNLGDADQTRAHTIRAFELRERVGQLERLYIEARYYDVVQHDEAKALEAYRVSIATYPSDHTSRVNAAAILMNRGEYEPATALLREATTLAPEEPLAGVNLGEVLLQTGRYDEARKELERVLQLRDDVLEHVVLMTAAIYSGDAELEARQRQWALAVDDHPQSASLLWQVALHRGRAADMERWLAGVERAFEGAGSSNVAGGARGRTAIALAAMGLGERARAALEPGPGHSEVPLGDRLGVAALLRDAEQARRLLPLALDEATRAGDDLAARSARALAEEAAGRSEAAATTLGPVARRMGHEGDVLLHGYLALQAGRLDDAAADFEWLRTGAGKTLTATHGLARYWRALALDRAGRTDEARQAYADFLEFWKTADAEAPIVVSAKTALARLGS
- a CDS encoding c-type cytochrome; this encodes MPIARHLGFLLLALSAGLGSAWAQDHTYSTADVTAGVRIYGAQCQLCHGPNGDMVNGVDLRRGRFKRAVTDEDLAKVLASGVGGGAMPAFSFSADETRAVIALIRAGFDPNGTAVKVGNIDRGRALFAGKGGCATCHRTGSTEPRTSAPDLSDIGAVRTPAALQRALLEPTTGMLPINRPVVYVLIDKSSVRGRRVNEDTFSVQLVTDSGELKTLEKSRISTVMLGKESPMPPATKALSPDEVADVIGYLLSLRGAQ
- a CDS encoding PQQ-dependent dehydrogenase, methanol/ethanol family, with the protein product MSRSTLALTLAALVSAGTLALDAQVTSDRIVRAASEPQNWLTYGGTYSSQRYSTLDQITPANVGRLEMKWVLQNQVFGAWQSSPLVVDGVMYLTQRPNDAMAVDAKTGAMYWLYRHTPSEAAKVCCGANNRGLAILGDTLFMGTLDAHLIAIDRITGKALWNIAVADVNEAYSITLAPLVVKDKVLVGVGGGEYGIRGFVAAYDAKTGKEAWKFYTIPGPGEPGHDTWDGDDWAHGGAPVWVTGSYDPELNLTYWGIGNPGPDWNAKQRPGDNLYSDSAVALDADTGTLKWHFQFTPNDAYDYDSVQVPVLVDMPWKGVPSKLMLWANRNGYFYVLDRVTGKFLQGTPFVKVNWASGLDANGRPIQTPQPLGSPTYPGNQGGTNWYTPSFSPRTRLFYFSAWENYGSIYRPQESEYKPGQLFTGGGFSVVAPAPGAPTVGIGRRGPINNWTDEVGNGAVMAMDPTTGQVKWKFRQHDVSDAGMLTTASDLLFTGGREGHVMALDAKDGKLLWRSSLGGQIVMAPITYTVEGKQYVSVIAGNVLVTFGLRE